One genomic segment of Brassica napus cultivar Da-Ae chromosome A3, Da-Ae, whole genome shotgun sequence includes these proteins:
- the LOC106439427 gene encoding topless-related protein 4, with product MSSLSRELVFLILQFLDEEKFKDTVHRLEKESGFYFNMRYFEDSVTAGEWDDVEKYLSGFTKVDDNRYSMKIFFEIRKQKYLEALDKKDNAKAVDILVKELKVFSTFNEELFKEITMLLTLTNFRENEQLSKYGDTKSARGIMLGELKKLIEANPLFRDKLQFPTLKNSRLRTLINQSLNWQHQLCKNPRPNPDIKTLFIDHSCGHPNGSHVASPATNHLMGSAPKVGGFPPLGAHGPFQPTPAPLTTSLAGWMPNPSVSHPTVSAGPIGLGAPNSAVSMLKHPRTPPTNSLAMDYQTADSESVLKRPRPFGISDGVNNLPVNVLPVTYPGQSHSHAAYSTDDLPKNVSRVLSQGSAIKSMDFHPVQQTMLLVGTNVGDIAIWEVGSRDKLVSRSFKVWDLAACTANLQASLASEYTAAVNRVVWSPDGGLLGVAYSKHIVHIYSYHGGNDLRNHLEVDAHAGNVNDLAFSLPNQQLCFVTCGEDKTIKVWDAVTGNKLHTFEGHDAPVYSVCPHQKENIQFIFSTAVDGKIKAWLYDNMGSRVDYDAPGRSCTAMAYCADGTRLFSCGTSKEGESFIVEWNESEGAVKRTYHGLGKRSVGVVQFDTMKNKFLVAGDEFQVKFWDMDSVDLLTTTHADGGLPSSPCLRINKEGTLLAVSTTENGIKILANAEGSRILHSMANRGLESSRGPPGSVAKGPIVGAFGTPSSSTGMSLSMADRSGPGASVTGMNGDNRNLPDVKPRIPDEAEKSKIWKLTEISERSQLRTLRLPDSLIQARVVKLIYTNSGSAILALAENALHKLWKWQKSERNLLGKANSNVPPQLWQPSSGVVMTNDTREGSKEDVVPCFALSKNDSYVMSASGGKISLFNMMTFKTMTTFMAPPPAATSLAFHPQDNNIIAIGMDDSSIQIYNVRVDEVKSKLKGHQKRVTGLAFSNVLNVLVSSGADSQLCVWSMDGWEKQASKQIQIPSGHSPNPLAHTRVQFHQDQTHVLVVHASQLAIYEAPKLESMKQWIPKESSGSVTDAVYSCDSQSIYAAFDDGSVSILTATTLQLKCRIGPNSYLPSNPSSRVYPATIAAHPSEPNQFAVGLTDGGVHVIEPPGPEGKWGMSPPPENGAGPSVSAAPGSDQQPR from the exons ATGTCGTCGCTCAGCAGAGAACTCGTCTTTTTGATTCTCCAGTTTCTCGACGAAGAGAAATTCAAAGACACTGTTCACAG GTTGGAGAAGGAGTCTGGGTTTTACTTCAACATGAGGTACTTTGAAGACAGTGTGACCGCCGGTGAATGGGACGATGTGGAGAAGTACCTTTCTGGGTTCACTAAGGTTGATGATAATCGTTACTCTATGAAGATCTTTTTCGAGATTCGTAAGCAGAAGTACCTTGAAGCACTTGATAA gAAAGATAATGCCAAGGCTGTTGATATCCTTGTTAAGGAGTTGAAAGTGTTCTCCACGTTTAATGAAGAGCTTTTTAAGGAGATCACCATGCTTTTAACCTTGACGAACTTCAG GGAAAATGAGCAGCTTTCTAAGTATGGGGATACCAAGTCTGCAAGAGGTATTATGCTGGGGGAACTTAAGAAACTGATTGAGGCTAATCCTCTCTTCCGGGACAAACTTCAGTTTCCAACTTTGAAGAACTCAAGATTGAGAACCTTAATAAACCAAAG TTTGAACTGGCAGCATCAGCTTTGCAAGAACCCAAGGCCTAACCCGGATATAAAAACACTCTTTATTGACCATAGTTGTGGGCATCCAAATGGTTCACATGTTGCTTCCCCTGCAACTAATCATTTGATGGGTTCAGCTCCCAAAGTTGGAGGTTTCCCACCATTAGGGGCTCATGGT CCATTTCAGCCAACACCAGCTCCTCTTACAACGTCCCTTGCAGGATGGATGCCAAATCCATCTGTATCACACCCTACTGTTTCTGCTGGACCTATCGGCCTAGGAGCCCCCAACAGTGCTG TGTCTATGCTAAAGCATCCCAGGACTCCGCCGACTAATAGCCTAGCAATGGATTATCAGACAGCGGATTCTGAAAGTGTATTGAAGAGACCCAGGCCTTTTGGTATATCAGACGGG GTTAATAATCTTCCAGTCAATGTCTTGCCAGTCACATATCCAGGGCAAAGCCATTCTCATGCAGCTTATTCTACTGATGACTTACCCAAAAATGTTAGCAGGGTTTTAAGTCAGGGTTCTGCCATTAAGAGCATGGATTTTCATCCTGTACAACAAACTATGCTTCTTG TTGGCACCAATGTTGGTGATATTGCAATATGGGAGGTGGGTAGCAGGGACAAGCTTGTTTCAAGAAGCTTTAAAGTTTGGGATCTTGCTGCCTGTACTGCGAATCTTCAG GCTTCACTTGCTAGCGAGTATACTGCAGCAGTAAATCGAGTTGTTTGGAGTCCTGATGGAGGTCTTCTGG GTGTCGCATATTCTAAGCATATTGTGCATATATATTCGTATCATGGCGGCAATGATTTACGGAATCATCTAGAG GTTGATGCTCATGCTGGTAACGTCAACGATCTTGCTTTCTCCCTGCCAAACCAGCAGTTGTGTTTTGTGACTTGTGGAGAAGACAAGACAATAAAG GTCTGGGATGCTGTTACTGGAAATAAATTGCACACATTTGAAGGTCATGATGCACCTGTTTATTCCGTGTGCCCACACCAGAAAGAGAATATTCAG TTTATATTCTCAACTGCTGTTGATGGGAAAATAAAGGCTTGGTTATATGACAACATGGGTTCTAGAGTGGATTATGATGCCCCCGGTAGATCCTGCACGGCAATGGCATATTGTGCTGATGGAACTAG ATTGTTCTCTTGTGGTACTAGTAAGGAGGGGGAATCATTCATTGTTGAATGGAATGAAAGTGAGGGAGCTGTGAAGCGGACTTACCATGGACTGGGGAAACGGTCTGTGGGGGTTGTTCAGTTTGATACCATGAAGAATAAATTTTTGGTAGCTGGTGATGAGTTCCAAGTCAAATTCTGGGATATGGATAGTGTTGATCTCTTGACTACAACACATGCAGACGGGGGATTGCCG TCTTCCCCTTGCTTAAGGATCAATAAAGAAGGAACTCTGCTGGCTGTCTCAACTACTGAGAATGGAATTAAGATACTAGCGAATGCTGAAGGTTCCAGAATTTTGCACTCCATGGCAAACCGTGGCCTTGAAAGCTCTAGAGGTCCTCCTGGTTCAGTTGCAAAG GGTCCTATAGTTGGAGCATTTGGGACTCCAAGTTCAAGCACTGGAATGAGTCTATCAATGGCTGATAGAAGTGGACCCGGGGCTTCTGTTACTGGAATG AATGGAGATAATCGCAATCTGCCAGATGTCAAACCACGAATCCCTGATGAGGCAGAGAAATCAAAGATTTGGAAGCTGACAGAGATCAGCGAACGTTCTCAGCTTCGTACTCTTCGGCTTCCTGACAGCCTGATACAAGCAAGA GTTGTTAAgttaatatatacaaattctGGAAGTGCTATATTGGCATTGGCTGAAAATGCTTTGCATAAACTATGGAAATGGCAAAAGAGTGAGCGGAATCTTTTGGGAAAG GCAAATAGCAATGTCCCACCACAGCTTTGGCAGCCATCTAGTGGAGTTGTAATGACAAATGACACACGCGAGGGAAGCAAAGAGGATGTAGTTCCATGCTTTGCGCTCTCAAAGAATGATTCCTATGTCATGTCAGCCTCTGGGGGAAAAATTTCCTTGTTCAACATGATGACTTTTAAG aCGATGACCACATTCATGGCGCCTCCTCCAGCAGCTACTTCCCTTGCCTTCCATCCCCAAGACAATAACATTATTGCCATTGGAATGGACGACTCTTCTATTCAAATCTACAATGTCAGAGTGGATGAG GTTAAAAGTAAACTGAAAGGTCATCAGAAGAGAGTGACTGGTTTAGCATTCTCAAACGTTCTAAATGTACTTGTTTCGTCTGGTGCTGATTCTCAG CTTTGTGTATGGAGCATGGATGGATGGGAAAAGCAAGCTAGCAAACAGATACAAATTCCCAGCGGGCATTCACCAAACCCACTTGCTCATACACGCGTTCAATTCCATCAAGACCAGACACATGTTCTTGTGGTCCATGCCAGCCAGTTAGCTATATATGAGGCTCCTAAATTAGAGAGCATGAAGCAG TGGATCCCGAAGGAATCAAGTGGTTCAGTGACGGATGCTGTATACTCGTGTGATAGCCAGTCAATCTACGCAGCCTTTGACGATGGAAGTGTGAGTATCTTGACGGCAACAACATTGCAACTGAAGTGCCGCATTGGTCCCAACTCATATTTGCCTTCAAATCCGAG CTCGAGAGTATATCCAGCCACCATCGCAGCCCATCCCTCTGAACCAAATCAATTTGCAGTTGGACTAACAGATGGTGGGGTTCACGTGATCGAACCACCAGGACCAGAAGGTAAATGGGGGATGTCTCCACCGCCAGAGAACGGTGCAGGACCAAGTGTCTCCGCAGCACCAGGATCAGATCAACAGCCGAGGTGA
- the LOC106444040 gene encoding probable lipid desaturase ADS3.2, chloroplastic gives MVSLATTLKPLSPFPSFVKQHKTSNNNAFSTYRTHTYTNSGFFKRGGAVAVPHKKYTFVGVHDAPDQVESSWGIPLSEVVVARKKRAFWQRSWNYWDVIRLVEVAGVHLLSLLAPFYLSWSAFRVFLWIVAINGICITLCYHRNLSHRSFDLPKWLEYLFAYGGLLAFQGDPIEWVSNHRYHHKHCDTQRDPHSPTQGFWFSHLAWIFDSGYIHKKCGGQENANDLVRQPFYKFLQRTILLHEMAFALLLYICGRTPFLVWGIGVANVARYHGTFLVNSVCHTWGTRAWNTPDLSKNNLWVAAITFGEGWHNNHHAFEFSARHGLEWWQVDFTWYLIKFLEAIGLATNVKLPSEAQKKTMACN, from the exons ATGGTGTCTCTAGCTACAACTCTCAAACCACTCTCTCCGTTTCCATCATTTGTTAAACAACATAAAACCAGTAACAATAATGCTTTCTCTACTTATCGCACCCATACCTATACAAACTCAGGTTTCTTCAAACGAGGAGGCGCCGTCGCCGTGCCTCACAAGAAATATACGTTCGTGGGTGTTCATGATGCACCAGATCAGGTTGAGAGCTCCTGGGGGATACCATTGTCGGAGGTTGTGGTGGCCAGAAAGAAGAGAGCATTTTGGCAAAGGAGTTGGAATTATTGGGATGTGATCAGGTTAGTCGAAGTTGCTGGGGTTCATTTGCTGAGCCTCTTGGCTCCATTTTACTTAAGTTGGTCGGCTTTTCGTGTTTTCCTTTGGATCGTTGCCATCAATGGAATCTGCATCACCTTGTGTTATCACCGGAATCTTTCTCACCGAAGTTTCGATCTACCGAAATGGCTCGAGTATCTATTTGCTTATGGTGGCCTTCTGGCTTTTCAG GGAGACCCAATAGAGTGGGTGAGCAACCATCGGTACCATCATAAGCATTGTGATACACAACGTGACCCACACAGTCCTACACAGGGGTTTTGGTTTAGTCACTTGGCTTGGATATTTGATTCAGGTTATATCCACAAAAAG TGTGGTGGACAGGAGAATGCAAACGATCTCGTGAGGCAGCCCTTCTACAAGTTCCTCCAGCGAACCATACTTTTGCATGAGATGGCGTTTGCCCTTCTCCTCTATATTTGTGGACGCACGCCCTTCCTCGTCTGGGGAATC GGTGTGGCAAATGTGGCTCGATACCACGGGACCTTTCTGGTGAACTCAGTTTGTCATACATGGGGAACACGAGCTTGGAACACACCTGACCTCTCCAAAAACAATTT GTGGGTAGCGGCTATAACATTTGGTGAAGGATGGCATAACAATCATCATGCATTCGAGTTCTCGGCTAGGCATGGACTCGAGTGGTGGCAGGTCGACTTTACTTGGTATCTTATTAAGTTTCTTGAAGCTATTGGCTTGGCCACGAACGTTAAGTTACCTTCTGAAGCTCAAAAGAAGACGATGGCTTGTAACTAG
- the LOC106439429 gene encoding PTI1-like tyrosine-protein kinase At3g15890 has product MMQLFSSCCGKGSDGDKEAKTEPPRKIFSLKELHAATNSFNYDNKLGEGRFSSVYWGQLSDGSQVAVKRLKSWTNREDINFTLEVDILSRIRHKNLLSVRGYCNEGQERLLVYDYMPNLSLVSHLHGQHSAECILDCTKRIKIAITSAQAIAYLHHHATPRIVHGDVRASNVLLDSEFEARVTDFGYGKLMPEDEAKSNNNNNNGYLPPECVASEAGDVYSFGILLLELVSGKRAKEGLTEWVLPLVYQRKFGEIVDQRVKEEDVGERLKKVVLVGLMCAQREAERRPTMSQVVEMLMSESKEKMSELEGNPLFKKPCSGDENNREDQEGADVISEEKDDHHQQQE; this is encoded by the exons ATGATGCAACTTTTTAGTAGCTGTTGTGGAAAAGGATCTGATGG GGACAAGGAAGCAAAGACAGAACCACCTCGTAAGATATTCTCATTAAAAGAACTTCACGCCGCCACAAACAGTTTCAACTACGACAACAAACTCGGCGAAGGTCGTTTCAGCAGTGTGTATTGGGGTCAGCTCTCTGATGGTTCACAA GTTGCCGTCAAGAGATTAAAGTCATGGACCAACAGAGAAGATATAAACTTCACTCTCGAAGTCGACATTCTTTCACGTATCCGTCACAAGAACTTGTTGAGTGTTCGTGGCTACTGTAACGAAGGACAAGAACGTCTTCTTGTGTATGACTACATGCCGAACTTGAGCCTTGTTTCACATCTTCATGGTCAGCATTCAGCTGAGTGCATTCTCGATTGTACTAAGCGGATCAAGATTGCTATAACCTCTGCTCAGGCCATTGC GTACCTACACCATCACGCAACGCCGCGTATAGTCCACGGTGATGTGAGAGCTAGCAATGTGCTGCTAGACTCTGAGTTTGAAGCTCGGGTTACGGATTTTGGATATGGTAAACTGATGCCAGAAGATGAAGccaaaagtaataataataataacaatggGTATCTTCCACCAGAGTGTGTTGCATCAGAAGCGGGAGACGTGTACAGTTTTGGTATCTTGTTGCTTGAGCTGGTTAGTGGCAAGAGAGCAAAGGAGGGTCTAACGGAGTGGGTGTTGCCACTTGTTTACCAGAGGAAGTTCGGTGAAATAGTGGACCAGAGGGTGAAAGAGGAGGACGtgggagagaggttgaagaaaGTGGTATTGGTGGGACTTATGTGTGCTCAGAGAGAGGCGGAGAGGAGACCAACTATGTCTCAAGTGGTGGAGATGTTAATGAGTGAATCAAAGGAGAAGATGTCTGAACTTGAAGGTAATCCTCTCTTCAAGAAACCGTGTAGCGGTGATGAAAACAATAGAGAGGATCAGGAGGGTGCAGATGTGATCTCGGAAGAGAAGGAtgatcatcatcaacaacaagaGTAG